A window from Dehalobacter sp. DCA encodes these proteins:
- the efp gene encoding elongation factor P, which yields MISSNDFKTGVTIELDGDIFQIVEFQHVKPGKGAAFVRAKVKNVRTGGVVEKKFNAGEKVPRARLDRREMQYLYKDGDQFVVMDNESYEQIMLTEAQIGQEVKWLKENMNLGVLLYNSEVIGVDLPNTVVLKVTECEPGVKGDTATGGTKAATVETGATVQVPFFVNEGDVLIIDTRSGAYVSRA from the coding sequence ATGATTTCTTCAAACGATTTTAAAACCGGAGTGACTATTGAACTGGATGGCGATATATTTCAGATAGTCGAATTCCAACACGTGAAACCTGGAAAAGGCGCTGCTTTTGTGCGTGCCAAAGTCAAAAATGTCAGAACGGGCGGCGTTGTCGAAAAGAAATTCAATGCTGGGGAGAAAGTTCCCAGAGCCCGTCTGGATCGCCGTGAGATGCAGTATTTGTATAAAGACGGTGATCAATTCGTTGTGATGGACAATGAAAGCTATGAGCAGATTATGCTGACCGAGGCTCAAATTGGCCAGGAAGTCAAGTGGCTCAAAGAAAATATGAACCTTGGCGTCTTGCTCTATAATAGTGAAGTCATTGGGGTAGACCTTCCCAATACAGTTGTGCTTAAAGTAACGGAATGTGAGCCCGGAGTCAAGGGTGATACGGCCACAGGCGGTACCAAAGCGGCGACTGTCGAGACTGGCGCTACGGTTCAGGTTCCATTCTTTGTGAATGAAGGCGATGTCCTGATTATCGACACCAGAAGCGGAGCGTATGTTTCCCGGGCTTAA
- a CDS encoding LysM peptidoglycan-binding domain-containing protein, with protein MLIHVVKANQTLDQIAITYRISPASIISVNGLVEPVQLLTGLALVIPTEDVLHTVKSGETLWRIAQTYGTTVQVILGNNQITNPANIYPGQLITIPARRHRVLAGETLWFIAQKYQVSLQNLIKVNNITNANLIYPGTVLIIPRKPRPTIDVNGYIYRFSQDAVATVNREAEHLTYLSPFAYLIREDGSLQTIDDLPLIQAAISKKVTPMMSITNFTSTTRGENLAHLVLTNTEAINRLLTNAINIMKEKGYRGLNIDFENVLPEDREAYNALLQTAVTRLHAEGFFVSTALAPKLSAEQRGLLYEAHDYPAHGRIVDFVVLMTYEWGWRGASPQAISPLNQIKRVLDYAASVIPREKIFFGFQIYARDWLLPHVSGQIAETFGMDEAMSRALRYHAEIQYDTVPQSPFYRYTDTQGNGHEVWFEDARSAQAKFDTVKAYGLRGISYWALAYPFPQNWALLEDNFTIRK; from the coding sequence ATGCTTATCCATGTCGTCAAAGCGAATCAAACTTTGGATCAGATTGCAATTACATATCGGATCTCGCCGGCATCAATCATAAGCGTGAATGGACTTGTTGAACCTGTACAACTGCTGACCGGACTAGCATTAGTTATACCAACTGAAGATGTCCTCCATACTGTGAAATCGGGAGAAACATTATGGAGAATTGCCCAGACTTATGGAACGACCGTACAAGTCATTCTCGGAAACAATCAAATTACGAACCCTGCCAATATTTATCCTGGTCAGTTGATCACCATTCCTGCCAGACGGCATCGCGTCCTTGCTGGGGAGACTTTATGGTTTATTGCTCAAAAATATCAAGTCTCTTTACAAAACCTCATTAAAGTCAATAACATCACGAACGCCAATTTGATCTATCCGGGCACTGTACTCATTATCCCGCGTAAACCTCGACCAACCATCGATGTCAATGGCTATATCTATCGCTTCAGTCAGGACGCGGTTGCTACTGTCAATCGGGAAGCTGAACATCTTACATATTTAAGTCCTTTTGCCTACTTGATTAGAGAGGATGGAAGCCTGCAGACAATTGATGATCTTCCGCTCATTCAAGCTGCCATATCAAAAAAGGTGACCCCTATGATGTCTATTACCAACTTTACGTCGACTACGCGTGGAGAAAATCTTGCTCATCTCGTTTTAACCAATACTGAAGCCATTAATCGGTTATTGACAAATGCCATCAATATCATGAAAGAAAAGGGTTATCGGGGACTTAACATTGATTTTGAAAACGTGCTTCCCGAAGACAGGGAAGCTTATAACGCTTTGCTTCAAACAGCCGTAACCCGTCTTCATGCAGAGGGTTTCTTCGTCTCAACGGCTTTAGCGCCAAAATTAAGTGCTGAACAACGGGGACTGCTATATGAGGCGCACGATTATCCAGCCCATGGCCGAATTGTAGATTTCGTTGTTCTCATGACCTATGAATGGGGGTGGCGTGGTGCTTCACCGCAGGCAATTTCTCCCTTGAATCAGATTAAACGGGTTTTGGACTATGCTGCTTCAGTCATTCCAAGAGAAAAAATCTTTTTTGGCTTTCAAATTTATGCCAGAGACTGGCTTTTGCCGCATGTCTCCGGCCAAATTGCCGAAACCTTTGGGATGGATGAAGCAATGTCCAGGGCCCTTCGATACCATGCTGAGATCCAGTACGACACGGTTCCCCAGTCCCCTTTCTACCGGTATACGGATACGCAGGGAAACGGTCACGAAGTGTGGTTTGAGGATGCCCGCAGTGCCCAGGCCAAATTTGATACCGTCAAAGCTTATGGCTTAAGAGGTATTAGTTATTGGGCTTTAGCCTATCCCTTCCCTCAAAACTGGGCTTTGCTGGAAGATAATTTTACGATCCGGAAATGA
- the spoIIIAA gene encoding stage III sporulation protein AA, which translates to MKVSFASPLTEVPRNKNDVLFNQESEGEGIIRWFGERLGGMIRKAAGALPDTENIEEIRLRINQPVLFRTGTREYFCTSAGQTGTKNLAYIVKREDLLETLEKMTFSSVYAAEEELRQGFLTLPGGHRVGLSGETVVEHGKIRIMRHISALNIRLARQPEMIIPELLGLLINQENTVCHTLLVSPPRAGKTTMLRFLVKNLSNGVPQLNLKGHTVGVVDERSEIAGMWQGIPSFDLGCRTDVLDRCPKAQGLIMLIRSMAPEVVAVDELGGREDAAALGEAVRCGVKILATVHAGSLDELQKRAHLRELLNRETFERIVVLSRANGPGTVETVYDMASGVNLFNKPSMASRH; encoded by the coding sequence ATGAAGGTAAGCTTTGCTTCACCTTTAACGGAAGTTCCTAGGAATAAAAATGATGTACTCTTTAATCAGGAATCAGAGGGTGAAGGGATTATCCGTTGGTTTGGGGAACGGTTGGGCGGAATGATCCGCAAGGCGGCAGGGGCTTTACCCGACACGGAAAATATTGAAGAAATTCGTCTCAGAATCAACCAGCCTGTCCTCTTCAGAACAGGAACCAGGGAATATTTCTGTACTTCGGCGGGGCAAACCGGAACAAAGAATCTAGCATATATTGTCAAGCGTGAAGACCTGTTGGAAACGCTGGAAAAAATGACCTTCAGTTCTGTATATGCCGCTGAGGAGGAATTACGGCAGGGTTTTCTGACTTTGCCCGGTGGGCACCGCGTGGGATTAAGCGGAGAAACAGTCGTTGAACATGGCAAGATCAGGATTATGCGCCATATTTCCGCTTTGAATATTCGTTTAGCGAGACAGCCGGAAATGATCATTCCGGAATTGCTGGGCTTACTGATCAATCAGGAAAATACAGTCTGCCATACGTTACTTGTTTCACCTCCGAGAGCAGGGAAGACCACAATGCTGAGATTCTTAGTTAAAAATCTCAGCAACGGTGTACCTCAACTCAACCTGAAAGGTCATACTGTCGGCGTGGTTGATGAAAGAAGTGAGATTGCCGGAATGTGGCAAGGCATTCCTTCTTTTGATCTTGGCTGCCGCACAGATGTGCTGGACAGATGTCCCAAGGCCCAGGGGCTGATCATGTTGATCAGGTCTATGGCGCCTGAGGTGGTTGCTGTTGATGAACTGGGGGGGCGGGAAGATGCCGCGGCGCTTGGGGAGGCCGTTCGCTGCGGCGTAAAAATTCTGGCTACGGTCCATGCCGGTTCTCTGGACGAACTGCAAAAAAGGGCCCATCTCAGGGAATTGCTGAATAGAGAGACGTTTGAAAGGATTGTTGTGTTAAGCAGGGCAAACGGTCCGGGCACGGTGGAGACCGTTTATGACATGGCGAGCGGCGTTAATTTGTTCAATAAGCCTTCCATGGCATCGCGACATTAG
- a CDS encoding stage III sporulation protein AB → MLVAGYLGLIIGFGCLGIIRANQIKKRPQEIREMINALALLDTEIYWGATPLPDAFQVLKERTGPPWQLFFASLEEWIRAGENASQAWKKSIETHRRKTCLTDDDWLVISGISQGLGRSDRNEQHKQLELVQRHLAGVDEKARQQAESRAKMWSYLGFLGGIAVVIMIM, encoded by the coding sequence ATGTTGGTTGCAGGGTATCTTGGGCTGATTATTGGATTTGGCTGTTTGGGGATTATCAGAGCAAATCAAATTAAGAAACGTCCGCAGGAAATCAGGGAAATGATCAATGCCTTGGCGCTGCTGGATACGGAGATATACTGGGGAGCAACACCGTTGCCGGATGCTTTCCAGGTACTAAAGGAAAGAACTGGTCCTCCCTGGCAGCTGTTTTTTGCCAGTCTTGAGGAATGGATCAGAGCCGGAGAAAATGCTTCTCAGGCCTGGAAAAAAAGTATTGAAACGCACCGCCGGAAAACCTGCCTGACAGATGACGATTGGCTGGTGATCAGCGGAATCAGTCAGGGATTGGGCAGGTCGGACCGGAATGAACAGCATAAACAACTCGAACTTGTTCAGCGGCATTTGGCAGGCGTAGACGAAAAGGCCAGGCAGCAGGCAGAAAGCAGGGCAAAGATGTGGTCTTACCTCGGTTTCCTGGGCGGAATTGCGGTTGTCATTATGATCATGTGA
- the spoIIIAC gene encoding stage III sporulation protein AC, whose translation MSIDLILKVAGIGLLVGICAIILNEAGKKEQAQMVTIAGVVVVLYLVIQGISDLFVLVKSVFNLY comes from the coding sequence ATGAGTATTGACCTCATTTTGAAGGTAGCAGGTATTGGTCTATTGGTGGGCATTTGTGCAATTATCCTGAATGAGGCCGGTAAGAAAGAGCAGGCCCAGATGGTTACCATTGCCGGGGTTGTGGTCGTGTTGTATCTGGTTATCCAGGGAATCTCCGATCTGTTTGTTCTGGTGAAAAGCGTATTTAATCTATACTAG
- the spoIIIAD gene encoding stage III sporulation protein AD: MEIAQVIGLAIIVTVLGAVLKQIKPEIAIQLSILAGVTIFLLIMDKIRLVVDLLQKLADQADISSYYLFIVLKIVGVAYLAELGGQICRDAGENALATKVEIAAKVFVVILAIPIIAAIMESVMKLLA; the protein is encoded by the coding sequence ATGGAAATAGCACAAGTGATTGGACTCGCCATCATTGTCACGGTTCTCGGAGCTGTTCTGAAACAAATTAAACCTGAGATTGCAATTCAGCTAAGCATTCTGGCAGGGGTAACCATATTTCTACTGATCATGGACAAAATCAGACTGGTGGTTGATCTGCTGCAGAAACTGGCTGATCAGGCAGATATCAGTTCCTACTACTTGTTCATTGTTCTTAAAATCGTGGGAGTAGCCTATTTGGCGGAATTGGGAGGCCAAATCTGCCGGGATGCCGGAGAGAATGCACTGGCCACAAAAGTTGAAATTGCAGCCAAAGTATTCGTGGTCATTTTGGCTATCCCGATCATTGCAGCGATCATGGAATCCGTGATGAAGCTGCTGGCGTGA
- the spoIIIAE gene encoding stage III sporulation protein AE, producing MTKKVLAALGLAIWMTLVFAFPVVTLAAESQETSYTGTEADKRFAEAETSGEMGVSGKVDLSEEIDLSKVREFLNQLDRDVQDALPDFSLTEIFESIKNGEVNFSLQGIGSSIVKALLKQVVTNAPLIAKLLVLAVICAIINQLQSAFTGEVSRIARMLVYLVLLALAMTSFRIALDVGNASIDNMVSFMQIILPAMYTVLLTMGSLTSAALFKPMVIGSLIFLATVIKNIVLPLFFLSIILRLFNNISEQFKLSKLASLLEFGGKLSIGIVMTVFIGIMSVQGVTGGVADGVTLRTVKYAADLIPVAGKFFKDAVEIVASSGLLLKNALGIVAMIAIIVITFLPAIKIIAMMFTFKLAAALVEPLGEKELADSLQDMSKGLLYIFVTVTSVGIMFFMTIVIIVGTGNLAVMLR from the coding sequence ATGACAAAAAAAGTCTTGGCTGCGCTGGGGCTTGCCATATGGATGACCCTGGTATTTGCTTTTCCAGTGGTGACCCTGGCGGCAGAAAGTCAGGAGACGAGTTACACAGGGACGGAGGCGGATAAACGATTTGCGGAAGCAGAGACTTCCGGGGAGATGGGTGTGTCCGGAAAAGTAGATTTGTCAGAGGAGATCGATTTATCTAAAGTCAGAGAATTTTTGAATCAACTGGACCGCGATGTTCAGGACGCTCTGCCTGATTTTTCTTTAACAGAGATCTTTGAAAGCATTAAAAACGGCGAGGTTAATTTTAGTCTGCAGGGCATCGGCAGCAGTATTGTCAAGGCTCTGCTAAAACAGGTAGTCACCAACGCGCCTTTGATTGCAAAGCTGCTGGTGCTCGCTGTGATCTGCGCAATCATCAATCAACTGCAGTCTGCTTTTACAGGCGAAGTAAGCAGGATAGCCCGAATGCTCGTATATCTTGTTCTGTTGGCGCTTGCGATGACATCTTTTCGTATTGCGCTGGATGTTGGCAATGCGTCCATTGACAATATGGTTTCTTTTATGCAGATCATCCTCCCGGCCATGTATACCGTCCTGCTGACCATGGGCAGTCTGACCAGCGCAGCCTTGTTTAAACCGATGGTCATCGGCAGTCTGATTTTTTTGGCTACGGTAATCAAAAACATTGTGTTGCCGCTTTTTTTCCTGAGCATTATCCTGAGGCTGTTCAATAACATTTCCGAACAGTTCAAGCTCAGTAAATTAGCCTCTCTGCTGGAGTTCGGAGGTAAACTCAGTATTGGTATCGTCATGACGGTTTTTATCGGCATTATGTCGGTACAAGGCGTAACAGGGGGCGTAGCCGACGGTGTCACGCTGAGGACGGTAAAATATGCAGCAGATTTGATCCCGGTTGCCGGCAAATTTTTCAAAGACGCTGTTGAGATCGTGGCAAGCTCAGGTCTCTTGCTTAAGAACGCGCTGGGGATCGTAGCAATGATTGCGATTATCGTCATTACCTTTCTGCCGGCGATTAAGATTATCGCGATGATGTTTACTTTTAAACTGGCTGCGGCGCTGGTCGAACCTCTGGGAGAAAAAGAACTTGCGGATAGTCTTCAGGACATGTCCAAAGGCTTATTATATATTTTTGTAACCGTTACATCCGTCGGCATCATGTTTTTTATGACGATTGTGATCATTGTCGGGACTGGAAATTTGGCGGTAATGCTTCGCTGA
- the spoIIIAF gene encoding stage III sporulation protein AF: MEGLKTLIRNLAFILLLASFLEMLLPNKSMRGFVQMVMGLFVIAAILNPLADLLNWDFENSVPAWAGSSSGDLPVLAQENSSDGEDNSSTEANALVIEQYRRILVSQIQALVSGVEGVKSSDTNVELEDGGEGFADYPQIQKVEIHFSQQSVSIEPVKPVIIGGVNTDQAESQGTAESAKAMEIKKQVAALMQLPEEIVFVQEEK, from the coding sequence ATGGAAGGATTAAAGACGCTGATCCGCAACCTGGCTTTCATTCTATTGCTGGCCTCCTTTCTCGAGATGCTTCTGCCGAATAAATCCATGCGGGGATTTGTGCAGATGGTCATGGGGCTGTTTGTGATTGCGGCAATCCTGAATCCGTTGGCAGATCTACTGAATTGGGACTTTGAAAATAGCGTGCCGGCCTGGGCCGGCAGTTCTTCCGGAGACTTGCCTGTTCTGGCACAGGAAAATAGTTCTGACGGAGAAGACAATTCTTCCACGGAAGCAAATGCTCTGGTGATCGAACAATACCGCAGGATTCTGGTTAGCCAGATTCAGGCCCTTGTATCCGGGGTGGAAGGGGTCAAAAGCTCGGATACGAATGTTGAACTGGAGGACGGTGGAGAGGGATTTGCCGACTATCCGCAAATCCAAAAAGTCGAGATCCATTTCAGTCAGCAAAGTGTCAGCATTGAGCCCGTTAAGCCGGTCATTATCGGAGGCGTCAACACCGACCAGGCCGAGAGTCAGGGAACGGCTGAGTCAGCGAAAGCAATGGAAATAAAAAAACAGGTTGCAGCACTCATGCAGCTGCCGGAAGAAATCGTGTTTGTGCAGGAAGAAAAATAG
- a CDS encoding stage III sporulation protein AG yields the protein MGFFKQVITEKITLAVILLVIVAAILIFTSQEDQSAASVQPPAETVTAVPENESGFTALEKQLEEKLAANLEKIQGVGKTKVLVTLTSDVKKQYARDESVTKKTSKETDKDGGTRETEEVTQNNKIVVVGENALIITEERPEVAGVLVIAQGASDPKIKEQVFEAVRTLLNIQPAKISVVPMGGI from the coding sequence ATGGGATTTTTCAAGCAGGTGATCACAGAAAAGATTACGTTGGCCGTGATCTTGCTGGTAATCGTTGCAGCCATTCTTATTTTTACCTCACAGGAGGATCAGTCCGCTGCATCAGTCCAACCCCCGGCTGAAACGGTAACAGCCGTTCCAGAAAATGAATCGGGTTTTACTGCACTGGAAAAACAACTTGAAGAAAAACTTGCAGCTAATCTGGAAAAAATCCAGGGCGTTGGCAAAACGAAGGTCCTGGTTACCCTGACCTCCGATGTAAAAAAACAGTATGCCAGAGATGAAAGCGTTACGAAAAAAACTTCAAAGGAAACGGATAAAGACGGCGGAACCAGAGAGACGGAAGAGGTAACTCAGAATAACAAGATCGTGGTCGTCGGCGAAAATGCTTTAATCATTACGGAAGAACGTCCGGAGGTCGCGGGAGTGCTGGTTATCGCGCAGGGAGCAAGTGATCCCAAAATAAAGGAACAAGTATTTGAAGCGGTCAGGACGCTGCTGAATATTCAGCCGGCCAAAATCAGTGTTGTTCCAATGGGGGGCATCTGA
- a CDS encoding SpoIIIAH-like family protein encodes MKINTSLIWIIGVPAIAVCCIVWLSQACFGKQDEEGIPVNISDSVCFSAEIIELTENEGENYFVNYRIKREQTRQEILNMLEPLLASDITETRSQAQQRWLALSDKISREDEIENALKMKGFKDIVSEVNTQKATVTVLTNELKVQDMFIIQNTASEITGFSVDQIEVVVVKETPEKFDDRV; translated from the coding sequence ATGAAAATAAATACATCTTTGATCTGGATCATTGGGGTTCCGGCCATCGCGGTATGCTGCATTGTTTGGTTAAGCCAAGCATGTTTTGGGAAGCAAGATGAAGAAGGCATACCGGTCAATATCTCGGATTCAGTCTGTTTTTCAGCGGAAATTATTGAACTGACGGAAAATGAGGGAGAAAACTACTTTGTTAATTACAGGATCAAACGGGAACAGACCAGACAGGAAATACTTAACATGCTGGAGCCTCTGCTGGCGTCCGATATCACGGAGACACGCAGTCAGGCCCAGCAGCGATGGCTGGCCTTAAGTGACAAGATCAGCAGGGAAGACGAGATCGAGAATGCACTGAAGATGAAAGGTTTTAAAGATATTGTTTCGGAAGTCAACACGCAAAAGGCTACGGTTACAGTCCTGACAAATGAATTGAAGGTTCAGGATATGTTTATCATTCAAAACACGGCATCGGAAATTACCGGTTTTTCAGTTGATCAAATCGAAGTAGTAGTCGTCAAAGAAACGCCGGAAAAATTTGATGATCGGGTCTGA
- a CDS encoding Asp23/Gls24 family envelope stress response protein, with product MDNNKIDHSIGSVKIADEVVEVIAGMAASEVEGVAELSGGFAQDIANILGRGKNTSKGSRGIKVEIDEKEASVDLFIAVQYGVSIPDVAQKVQIVVKEAIEGMTGLTVMVINVHIQGIAFKNTAEIKDVKDSKDKTNKEKDLKEK from the coding sequence ATGGATAATAACAAAATAGATCATTCAATCGGTTCAGTTAAAATTGCTGATGAGGTCGTCGAAGTGATTGCAGGGATGGCTGCTTCGGAAGTCGAAGGAGTTGCTGAGTTAAGCGGAGGCTTTGCCCAGGATATTGCCAATATTTTAGGTCGAGGCAAAAATACATCCAAGGGGTCCAGGGGAATCAAAGTTGAAATTGACGAAAAAGAAGCTTCTGTCGATTTGTTTATTGCCGTCCAGTACGGGGTGTCAATTCCTGATGTAGCCCAGAAGGTACAGATCGTTGTGAAAGAAGCGATTGAAGGGATGACTGGATTAACCGTCATGGTCATCAACGTTCATATTCAAGGCATTGCGTTCAAAAACACGGCTGAGATCAAGGACGTCAAAGACAGCAAAGATAAAACGAATAAAGAAAAAGATTTGAAAGAAAAATAG
- a CDS encoding DUF2273 domain-containing protein, translated as MSNFWRSIGDKLNIFFLWCLDNHPGKFFGFLIGFFVALMFILLGFWQTLLLAALSCGGYYLGKCWDDGVWPTGLSKVIHRIPFWGKHKT; from the coding sequence ATGAGCAATTTCTGGAGAAGTATCGGGGATAAACTCAATATTTTTTTTCTATGGTGTCTTGATAATCATCCTGGTAAATTTTTTGGTTTTTTGATTGGCTTTTTTGTGGCTTTGATGTTTATTTTGCTGGGATTTTGGCAGACACTGCTTTTAGCTGCCTTATCCTGCGGGGGATATTACTTGGGAAAATGCTGGGATGATGGGGTTTGGCCTACCGGACTGAGCAAAGTAATACATAGAATACCTTTTTGGGGCAAACATAAAACGTAG
- the nusB gene encoding transcription antitermination factor NusB, which produces MSKIMGRRKARETALQILYQIDITGETDKREQVLQHWIQEFAVSDKTADFIRELVEGTLQNKTDIDAKLASTSHEWALDRMGNVDRNLMRLAAYEMLYSPGTPQRVTLNEAIEIAKRFGGDDSAKFINGILDKLMDESEK; this is translated from the coding sequence ATGAGTAAAATAATGGGCCGAAGAAAGGCCCGCGAAACGGCACTGCAAATACTTTATCAAATTGATATAACGGGAGAAACGGACAAGCGGGAACAAGTCCTGCAGCATTGGATCCAGGAATTTGCCGTCTCTGATAAGACGGCAGATTTTATTAGGGAACTGGTTGAAGGAACCCTGCAGAACAAAACGGATATTGATGCCAAGCTTGCTTCGACTTCCCACGAATGGGCTCTGGACAGGATGGGCAATGTGGACCGTAATCTGATGCGGCTTGCTGCCTATGAAATGCTGTACAGCCCCGGCACGCCCCAGCGGGTCACTTTAAATGAAGCGATTGAGATTGCCAAAAGGTTCGGCGGGGATGATTCAGCAAAATTCATTAACGGTATTTTAGACAAGCTGATGGACGAGAGTGAAAAATGA